From the Bacillus tuaregi genome, one window contains:
- the zwf gene encoding glucose-6-phosphate dehydrogenase: MRQNEQPSALIMIFGATGDLANRKLFPSLYRLFEKGNLSENFAVIGVARRPLSNEQFQENVKKSVQSAASNEGENIDEFASHFYYHSHDVTDTNSYVFLRDMAAKLDEQYKTMGNRIFYLAMAPEFFGTIAIHLNEDGLTNVAGFKRLVIEKPFGHDLKSAKALNNQIRTAFSEDEIYRIDHYLGKEMVRNIEVIRFANAIFEPLWNNRYISNIQVTSSETLGVEERGRYYENSGALRDMVQNHMLQMVALLAMEPPIKLNTEEIRSEKVKVLRAMRTIKDDKVDKYFVRGQYGEGLINDQKVSGYREEQMVDPQSNTETFVAGKLLIDNFRWAGVPFYIRTGKRMKSKSTKIVIQFKDIPMNLYYKTEQTLNPNLLVIHIQPEEGITLHLNAQKTGNHMNATPVKLSYANTGIDGINTPEAYEKLLYDCMRGDATNFTHWDEVALSWSFVDNISQFWQKTPAQFPNYESGSAGPKESDVLLARDGFYWWPIGDLEVENC, from the coding sequence GTGAGACAAAACGAACAACCATCAGCCTTGATTATGATTTTCGGAGCTACTGGTGATTTAGCCAACAGAAAGCTTTTTCCATCACTTTATCGCTTATTTGAAAAGGGAAATCTGTCTGAAAACTTTGCTGTCATCGGCGTTGCCAGAAGACCATTATCCAACGAACAATTTCAGGAAAATGTAAAAAAATCCGTGCAGTCTGCGGCATCAAATGAAGGTGAAAATATTGATGAATTTGCCTCTCATTTTTATTATCATTCACATGATGTTACAGATACAAATTCATATGTATTTTTACGTGACATGGCTGCGAAATTGGATGAGCAATACAAGACAATGGGAAATCGAATTTTTTATTTAGCCATGGCTCCTGAATTCTTTGGTACCATCGCAATCCATTTAAATGAGGACGGACTCACGAATGTAGCTGGGTTTAAACGCCTAGTTATTGAGAAGCCTTTCGGACACGACCTCAAGTCTGCAAAAGCATTGAATAATCAAATTCGGACAGCCTTTTCCGAGGATGAGATTTACCGAATTGACCACTATCTTGGAAAAGAGATGGTCAGAAATATAGAGGTTATTCGTTTCGCTAACGCGATATTTGAACCATTATGGAATAATCGCTATATCTCAAACATCCAAGTAACCTCAAGTGAAACCCTAGGGGTCGAGGAACGCGGACGTTATTATGAAAACAGCGGCGCGTTACGGGATATGGTGCAAAACCATATGCTGCAAATGGTTGCCCTTTTAGCTATGGAGCCGCCGATTAAATTAAATACGGAAGAAATCCGCTCTGAAAAGGTAAAGGTACTACGTGCCATGCGAACAATCAAGGACGATAAAGTGGATAAATATTTCGTTCGCGGTCAATATGGTGAAGGTCTGATTAACGACCAAAAGGTATCCGGTTACCGAGAGGAACAAATGGTAGACCCTCAGTCTAATACAGAAACCTTTGTAGCGGGTAAGCTCCTTATTGACAACTTCCGTTGGGCAGGTGTTCCCTTTTACATTCGCACAGGAAAACGGATGAAATCAAAATCAACCAAAATTGTGATTCAATTTAAGGACATTCCGATGAACTTATATTATAAAACGGAACAAACCCTAAATCCAAACCTGCTCGTGATTCATATACAACCTGAAGAAGGAATTACCTTACATTTGAATGCCCAGAAAACTGGTAATCATATGAATGCAACACCTGTTAAGCTAAGCTATGCTAATACAGGGATAGACGGTATCAATACACCAGAAGCATACGAAAAACTATTATATGACTGCATGCGCGGCGATGCAACAAACTTTACCCATTGGGATGAAGTCGCACTATCCTGGAGCTTCGTTGATAATATATCACAATTTTGGCAAAAAACACCAGCGCAGTTCCCTAATTATGAATCAGGCTCGGCAGGACCAAAGGAAAGCGATGTTCTGTTGGCAAGAGACGGCTTTTACTGGTGGCCAATCGGCGATTTAGAAGTAGAAAACTGCTAG
- the gndA gene encoding NADP-dependent phosphogluconate dehydrogenase produces the protein MTKQQFGVIGMAVMGKNLAMNIESRGYSVSVYNRSSEKTDEVLAETKGRNFKGTYSIEEFVQSLETPRKIMLMVKAGAPTDATIEQLIPHLDKGDILIDGGNTFFVDTQRRNKKLSDLGIHFIGTGVSGGEEGALKGPSIMPGGQKEAYELVAPIFKDISAKVDGEPCTTYIGPDGAGHYVKMVHNGIEYGDMQLICEAYFLLKNVLGLSAAELHEVFAEWNKGELDSYLIEITTDIFRKVDDETGKPLVDVILDTAGQKGTGKWTSQNALDLGVPLPIITESVFARFISAMKEERVAASKVLSGPEAKTFTGDKKAFIESVRKALYMSKICSYAQGFAQMRAASEEYNWNLQYGDIAMIFRGGCIIRAQFLQKIKDAFDRESGLKNLLLDPYFKEIVESYQQALRETIANAVQYGIPVPCFSSALAYYDSYRTATLPANLLQAQRDYFGAHTYERIDREGIFHTNWLE, from the coding sequence ATGACAAAACAACAGTTTGGTGTTATTGGAATGGCAGTTATGGGTAAGAATCTAGCTATGAACATTGAGTCAAGAGGTTATTCCGTATCCGTCTACAATCGTTCAAGCGAAAAAACAGACGAAGTCCTTGCTGAGACTAAGGGACGTAATTTCAAGGGTACTTATTCTATTGAAGAATTTGTTCAGTCACTTGAAACTCCAAGAAAAATTATGCTTATGGTAAAGGCCGGGGCTCCAACAGATGCTACAATTGAACAGCTTATTCCGCATTTGGATAAAGGTGATATTCTAATCGATGGCGGTAATACGTTCTTCGTCGATACACAGCGCCGTAATAAAAAGCTAAGTGATCTTGGCATTCATTTTATTGGTACTGGTGTATCAGGCGGCGAAGAAGGTGCATTAAAAGGCCCATCTATCATGCCAGGCGGTCAAAAGGAAGCTTATGAGTTAGTGGCGCCAATCTTTAAGGATATTTCTGCGAAGGTAGACGGCGAGCCGTGTACGACTTATATTGGACCGGATGGTGCAGGACATTATGTCAAAATGGTGCATAACGGCATTGAGTATGGGGACATGCAGCTTATTTGTGAAGCCTATTTCCTATTAAAAAATGTACTTGGTCTTTCTGCTGCTGAGCTCCACGAGGTTTTTGCCGAGTGGAATAAAGGAGAGCTTGACAGCTATCTTATTGAGATTACGACTGATATCTTTAGGAAAGTCGATGATGAAACAGGTAAACCTTTAGTCGATGTCATATTAGATACTGCCGGTCAAAAAGGAACAGGGAAGTGGACAAGCCAAAATGCGCTTGATTTAGGTGTTCCGCTGCCGATTATTACGGAATCTGTGTTTGCCCGCTTTATTTCTGCTATGAAGGAAGAACGGGTAGCAGCAAGCAAGGTCTTAAGTGGTCCTGAAGCCAAAACATTTACCGGTGATAAGAAAGCCTTTATTGAGTCTGTTCGTAAAGCGCTGTATATGAGTAAAATCTGTTCTTATGCCCAAGGGTTTGCCCAAATGAGAGCAGCATCCGAAGAGTATAACTGGAATCTACAATACGGAGACATTGCCATGATATTCCGTGGTGGCTGTATTATTCGAGCCCAGTTCTTACAAAAGATTAAGGATGCCTTTGACCGCGAATCAGGTCTTAAAAATCTTTTGCTTGATCCTTACTTTAAGGAGATTGTCGAAAGCTATCAGCAGGCATTACGTGAAACGATTGCGAATGCTGTTCAGTACGGCATCCCAGTACCGTGCTTTTCGTCAGCTTTAGCCTATTATGACAGCTACCGAACCGCCACGCTTCCTGCCAACTTATTACAGGCACAGCGCGATTACTTTGGTGCCCATACATATGAACGAATTGATCGTGAAGGAATTTTTCATACCAATTGGCTTGAATAA
- a CDS encoding DNA polymerase IV, with product MKEMYPKKGRVILHVDMNSFYASVEMAFDPSLKGKPLAIAGNPKERRGIIVTCSYEARKYGVKTTMPIWEARKLCPQLLVMSPNFDRYRAASHGMFEILHEYSQLVEPVSIDEGYVDITDSYELGSPLEIASNIQKQILSQLDLPCSIGIAPNRFLAKMASDMMKPLGITVLRKRDVERVLWPLPVVEMHGVGKKTAAKLNTIGVQTIQDLANADSIQLKGLLGINGIRLKERANGIDERPVDPEAANEFKSVGNSTTLPNDITNQHQLLLVLEGLAEKVAVRMKRKKVMASSVGVTIRYKDRNTITRSRKLFNPISQSEDIYQESKQLFLKNWNGDPVRLLGVTGAELVEKEQAVKQLDIFSYEKDAKKEPLLETVNRLRNKYGKAIIDSAVEKASYEKQENSTSETSFSKDFLDFFSND from the coding sequence ATGAAGGAAATGTATCCGAAAAAAGGAAGAGTTATTTTGCATGTTGATATGAATAGCTTCTATGCATCTGTTGAGATGGCTTTTGATCCGTCGTTAAAGGGTAAACCGCTTGCTATTGCAGGAAATCCAAAGGAGCGCCGGGGGATTATCGTGACTTGTAGCTATGAGGCGAGGAAATATGGTGTGAAAACAACCATGCCCATTTGGGAGGCTAGAAAGCTTTGTCCACAGCTTCTTGTGATGAGTCCGAATTTTGATCGTTACCGGGCAGCATCTCACGGTATGTTTGAGATTTTACATGAATATTCACAGCTTGTAGAACCCGTTTCGATCGACGAAGGCTATGTGGATATCACGGATAGCTATGAATTAGGATCACCATTAGAAATTGCCTCCAACATTCAAAAGCAAATTCTTTCACAGCTTGACTTGCCTTGCAGCATTGGAATCGCCCCCAATCGCTTTCTTGCCAAAATGGCCTCCGACATGATGAAGCCATTAGGGATAACTGTATTGCGAAAACGGGATGTTGAAAGGGTCCTTTGGCCACTACCAGTAGTCGAAATGCACGGAGTCGGTAAAAAGACAGCTGCTAAGTTAAATACGATTGGAGTTCAAACAATACAGGATTTGGCAAATGCTGATTCTATTCAGCTGAAAGGGCTATTGGGTATTAATGGCATTCGCTTAAAGGAAAGGGCCAATGGGATAGATGAAAGACCTGTAGACCCCGAAGCAGCCAATGAGTTTAAGAGTGTTGGAAATTCCACTACATTGCCAAATGATATAACGAATCAACACCAGCTCCTCCTTGTTTTGGAAGGTCTGGCAGAGAAGGTGGCTGTACGGATGAAGCGGAAGAAGGTTATGGCTTCATCTGTGGGTGTTACGATTCGCTATAAAGATCGGAATACCATCACGAGAAGTAGGAAGCTGTTTAATCCGATTAGTCAATCTGAGGATATTTATCAAGAAAGCAAGCAGCTGTTTTTAAAGAACTGGAATGGAGATCCTGTCCGTCTTCTTGGCGTAACGGGCGCTGAATTAGTGGAAAAGGAACAGGCAGTGAAGCAGCTCGATATTTTCTCTTACGAGAAGGATGCGAAAAAGGAGCCTTTGCTCGAAACCGTTAATCGTCTACGAAATAAATACGGTAAAGCGATAATTGACAGTGCTGTTGAAAAAGCATCGTATGAGAAACAAGAAAATAGTACTTCAGAGACAAGCTTTAGTAAAGATTTTCTCGATTTCTTTTCAAACGATTAA